The following are encoded in a window of Leptospira inadai serovar Lyme str. 10 genomic DNA:
- a CDS encoding bifunctional DNA primase/polymerase encodes MFERNEILESAQAYHENGIQVIPVKSGTKKPEGFWKQYQEKYVPKNEIPKLFAGDHNIAGLGGAVSSCLSVLDVDDYRKFENTAWKKTIIRDIWNETWVGNSASGRPHIYIRTPFPLRSRNDIKTTGIEVRGEGQYFLMPPSIFNKNGQGFLYCWNHGPAQGKKIVNVSEADLELVSKILPIERFNLSEKKSSELKPFGMNWKAFEILCLGKYEEHGFAKNGSPSYSEAEFHAIRSLASLGWSNYEIRNFILERAHEKTNFRTRESNSDYLDRTIKNVRKWIEKNQGEHQRELDRLRESVSVIDWNTLSGNKRKALTDKLTYSYILETAARTGKGIINQEGQGLPISEREIAERTGRTQKTINSSLSRLKGKLVTQVKDADLIHAREYSLITCDIKFQSLYPPNCERMSNNVARSDELSSDAFRRGRVGESLEKTGMLVLNALEGKLEGLQGDFEGWFRKRDILVVLSQYMTTRTFERKIGILEGLEVVRRKRDGKETLFKLIGVPNLGAIARAIGSDGKAEHQRRQHKLDREFEKDIRGLTPEEKANARRERKLKQNTNLTRISKTEFLNPKTGEIHEV; translated from the coding sequence ATGTTTGAGAGAAACGAAATTTTAGAATCGGCCCAAGCATACCATGAAAATGGTATCCAGGTAATCCCAGTTAAATCAGGAACGAAGAAACCGGAGGGTTTCTGGAAACAGTATCAAGAAAAGTACGTACCGAAAAACGAGATCCCGAAGTTATTTGCTGGTGATCATAATATAGCCGGTCTAGGTGGAGCAGTATCATCGTGTTTATCCGTTCTTGATGTAGATGACTATCGAAAGTTTGAAAACACTGCCTGGAAAAAAACCATAATCAGAGATATTTGGAACGAGACTTGGGTGGGTAATAGCGCGAGCGGACGTCCTCATATCTATATAAGAACACCATTTCCTCTCCGATCGCGGAACGATATTAAAACGACCGGAATCGAAGTTCGAGGAGAAGGGCAATATTTCCTAATGCCCCCCTCTATTTTCAATAAGAATGGACAAGGGTTTTTATATTGTTGGAACCACGGCCCGGCTCAAGGGAAAAAAATCGTAAACGTATCCGAAGCGGATTTAGAGCTCGTTTCTAAAATTCTTCCAATAGAACGTTTTAACCTGTCGGAAAAAAAGTCCTCCGAATTAAAACCGTTCGGAATGAACTGGAAGGCATTTGAAATCCTTTGCTTAGGAAAGTATGAAGAGCATGGTTTTGCAAAAAATGGATCCCCCTCGTATTCGGAAGCAGAGTTTCACGCAATTAGAAGTCTCGCTTCTCTTGGGTGGTCCAATTATGAAATCCGAAACTTTATTTTAGAAAGAGCGCATGAAAAAACAAACTTCCGAACTAGAGAAAGTAATTCAGACTATTTAGATCGTACTATAAAGAATGTAAGAAAGTGGATAGAGAAGAATCAAGGAGAACACCAAAGAGAGCTTGATCGATTACGGGAATCAGTATCGGTTATAGACTGGAACACTTTGTCTGGGAATAAAAGAAAAGCGTTAACGGATAAACTCACTTACTCGTACATACTAGAGACGGCGGCTAGAACTGGCAAAGGAATTATAAACCAAGAAGGTCAAGGACTCCCAATCTCAGAAAGAGAAATAGCAGAAAGGACTGGTCGGACACAGAAAACAATCAATAGCTCCCTCTCACGACTAAAAGGTAAATTAGTAACCCAAGTAAAAGACGCAGACCTTATCCATGCTCGAGAATACTCCTTAATAACATGCGACATTAAGTTTCAATCTTTGTACCCCCCCAATTGTGAAAGAATGAGTAATAATGTCGCACGTTCTGACGAGCTTTCCAGTGACGCGTTTAGAAGGGGTAGGGTGGGTGAGTCCCTAGAGAAGACAGGAATGCTTGTTTTAAACGCCTTAGAAGGCAAACTAGAGGGGTTACAGGGGGATTTTGAGGGGTGGTTCAGGAAAAGAGATATTCTCGTAGTTTTATCCCAATACATGACTACTAGAACATTTGAACGAAAAATAGGTATCTTGGAGGGCCTAGAGGTTGTCCGAAGAAAGCGCGATGGTAAGGAGACGCTTTTTAAACTGATTGGAGTTCCAAATCTGGGGGCTATAGCTCGGGCTATCGGATCGGACGGTAAAGCAGAGCATCAACGTAGACAACACAAACTAGACCGGGAGTTTGAAAAAGATATCCGTGGTTTAACACCGGAAGAAAAAGCGAACGCTAGACGGGAGCGGAAATTAAAGCAAAACACTAATTTAACGAGAATCAGTAAGACCGAATTTTTGAACCCGAAAACCGGAGAAATTCACGAGGTTTGA
- a CDS encoding type II toxin-antitoxin system VapC family toxin, with amino-acid sequence MIVLDTHAWIWLLEGDNRINKKHILTKIYKNIPTRSIYVSEISAWEVAMLVSKKRIKISGSLVDWIKEGQNAPGIYSINLTPEIISESVSLPDSFHGDPADRLIVATARILKAELVTMDKAILNYARKGNVKTLSLSPPKSKS; translated from the coding sequence ATGATCGTCTTAGATACTCACGCTTGGATCTGGCTCCTAGAAGGCGATAACAGAATCAATAAAAAGCATATACTTACTAAAATTTATAAAAATATTCCGACTCGAAGTATTTACGTTTCCGAAATATCCGCTTGGGAAGTTGCAATGCTCGTAAGTAAGAAACGAATCAAAATCTCAGGCTCACTCGTCGACTGGATTAAAGAAGGACAAAACGCTCCAGGTATTTATTCGATTAACCTAACACCTGAAATTATTTCTGAGAGTGTCTCCCTTCCGGATTCGTTTCATGGAGACCCGGCCGATCGCTTGATCGTAGCGACAGCTAGAATCTTAAAGGCCGAACTCGTTACTATGGATAAGGCAATCCTTAACTACGCAAGGAAAGGAAACGTTAAAACTCTAAGTCTTAGCCCCCCAAAATCAAAATCGTAA
- a CDS encoding type II toxin-antitoxin system Phd/YefM family antitoxin: protein MKISAAKFKTTCLNLMDRVQKTHEEIIITKHGKPVAKLTAVESAENSNLFGYLKGRIKIEGDIVSSSGIKWNED from the coding sequence ATGAAGATTTCAGCGGCTAAGTTCAAGACTACTTGTTTAAACCTAATGGACCGGGTACAAAAGACTCACGAAGAAATTATAATCACGAAGCACGGGAAGCCGGTCGCTAAGCTTACGGCCGTGGAAAGCGCAGAGAATTCAAATCTATTCGGTTACTTAAAAGGAAGAATCAAGATCGAGGGAGACATCGTTTCTAGTTCGGGCATTAAATGGAACGAAGACTAA
- a CDS encoding helix-turn-helix domain-containing protein, producing the protein MNPEEKGNSAAGVILKILRERRNFTYKELSSKLDGVPIDLIIDLESGALPMTNELARKISNLFDVPISLFLK; encoded by the coding sequence TTGAACCCGGAAGAAAAAGGAAATTCGGCTGCCGGGGTAATTTTGAAAATACTTCGTGAACGACGCAATTTTACTTACAAAGAATTATCAAGTAAGCTCGACGGAGTTCCAATCGATCTAATTATCGATTTAGAAAGTGGAGCCCTCCCGATGACAAACGAATTAGCTAGGAAAATTTCCAATTTATTCGACGTACCGATTTCTTTATTTCTAAAGTGA